The genome window ATGATGCTACCGGGTTGTATTATTATGGGGCAAGGTACTATGCCTGCTGGCTCGGGAGGTGGTTGAGTGCGGATCCGGCGGGGCCGCTGGATGGGTGGAATTTGTATGAGTATGTGAGAGGGAATCCGGTTGTTTACAATGATCCAAATGGTAATAATTCCGTAGAACAGCAGGGACATAGGATAGCTGATGGGCGTAATATTGAATATCTTGAAAGTGGATTAAGTATTATAGAATTAACCCATAACAAAATTGAATTACAAACATTCTATATATATGCCGAAGATATTTCTCCCCGAATCAAAGGAAAACGGCTTGAAGGTGGCTCTTTTAGAGAGCAATTAGAAAAACGTGATTGGATTAGTGAAGACGAGAGAGAAGAAATAATAAATACAATAGCAGAGCTTGATGGTATTTTAGATTACGGGGAAGTCGATTTTCAACCAATTGATATTGATGGTTCCGAAGGGCTTATTACAAGACAAAAAGGAATAGATGCTGAAATATGGGTACCTACAACATATACAGAGGAACAGTTGATTGAAGAAGGTGGATTCCATCCTTCGATTGCAAGAGGAATTTTACAAGCAATGGAATTATATATTGAAGATGTAACGTCTTTTGTTGAAAAGGATGGAATGACTATAACTGAGGCAATAGAAACTGCTAATATGGTTAGCCAATCTGTTTTGGATGTAGCTCAACTGGGATTTGAAGTATTTACCGATATTATGGGTATGGCACAAGGAATAATAAAAACTTCCTATGGGATTACTGATATTGCAGAAACTTTTCAAAAGACCAACAAATTAAGAGGTGAATTGTCAGACAAAATCGAAAATAATACCACATATCAGAAATTTAGTGAAGTCGGAAATAGAATAGACGAAGTAAAAAGTAGAATAGAAAAATCTCGGGAAAGAAAAATACAAAGAGATTTTAGGAGAGCTAACCAATAAGATTAAGGGAAAATATGAAAGATTTAAGTAAAAAAAAGCTGGTTTATGTTTTAATCATCTTTATTGTACCTTTGTTGTCTTTGGTTGCGTTTAGATTGATAATTACCGACAAAGCGATGTTAAAGTTTGAATTACGTAACTATGGTGGTGAAATATCAAGAGAAAACATCTATATGCTTATCGATAATCTTACTCAGGAACAAACTGAATATATAAGAGGTTTTTTTAAAAGTAGGCCACCTGCAAAGTTTAACCCTGGAATTAGAAACTTCGCAAAAGGGCTTGCGGTACAGGAAATTATAAATAAAAATATTATAAATGTTGCTGATACTTTTGAAGATACTAATCCTTTTGAAAGGGGATATCAGTACCAAAAAACAAGTAAAGCTCTTAATATTAATTTTGATCCAACGTTGAAAAAATATGCGGCTAGAGTAAAACTTAATATGATATTTTGGGGTGATGATGATTTTAATATATACGATAGAAAAAGATCTTCTCAGGGTGTCATTTACAGGGGGTTTTCTGTTAGATGGGAAATGCCAAAAATTCTAAATACAGTTGGTATAATAAATAATGGAAAAAATGTGGAAGAGGAATATGAATCTTTTATTCAAAACAAAAATAAGACAGAAGAAAATAATAAAAAATTTAAAGATGCAATTTCAGCTAATTTTTTAGAATATATCTATAACATAGGAACAGGTTTTTATCACAGGTATAACAGAAGATTGGAGATCGAAGTATATAGGTTTTTTGGTTTTTTTCGTACTTCAGCAGCAACCAAAACAGAATGCTTACTGGACGCGTTTTTTTCTCCAACAGAGATAGAGAATAGAAATAAGATTACGAAACAACTCGAAATGAACAATCCCTATTTTGAAAAAGAGATATGTGAAGTGATGAGTAAGAGTTATGGAGAAGAAAAAATAGTAACCTGCTATGGGCTGATCGATTCTACAGTAGTAAAAATGAACCTTGACCATCATATTGCAACGGGTTGTTTTGAAAGATCGTTAGAAGTTGCAGAGAATGTTTGGAAGTCAATAAAGATTGAAGAAGAAAGAATTCAATAGAAACAGATAATTATACTGTGTCAAGTAGGTAGCTGTTAACAATTAAACCATAAACAACAATAACTCCTTTGATTCGGTATTCACCAATAATCAGATAGTAGAGCCTAAATGCACTTATGAATACGATGCACTCTACCGCC of Chitinispirillales bacterium ANBcel5 contains these proteins:
- a CDS encoding RHS repeat-associated core domain-containing protein, which codes for YQYGNHLGSASLELNGIGELISYEEFFPYGGTSFVVGNSEKEVKLKEYRYTGKERDDATGLYYYGARYYACWLGRWLSADPAGPLDGWNLYEYVRGNPVVYNDPNGNNSVEQQGHRIADGRNIEYLESGLSIIELTHNKIELQTFYIYAEDISPRIKGKRLEGGSFREQLEKRDWISEDEREEIINTIAELDGILDYGEVDFQPIDIDGSEGLITRQKGIDAEIWVPTTYTEEQLIEEGGFHPSIARGILQAMELYIEDVTSFVEKDGMTITEAIETANMVSQSVLDVAQLGFEVFTDIMGMAQGIIKTSYGITDIAETFQKTNKLRGELSDKIENNTTYQKFSEVGNRIDEVKSRIEKSRERKIQRDFRRANQ